From the Romeriopsis navalis LEGE 11480 genome, the window GACGGTACAGGCATTAACCGAGGAGAAACAGGTACTTCAAAGTACGATCGAAACACTCCAGGCGAAGTATGAAGCATTTGCTGAACTCGAAGGGTTACTCCAGAGTGATAGTCACGATCGGCTCAGCGAAGCCGAGCAGCAGATGGTGTTGGTGGAAGAAACCTTGCAGGAAATGGCGATCGATCAAGATCCTGACCTGAGCGATCATGATAAGCAACTTTTAGCTAGCATCCAAACTGATACACAAACCTGCCGTGCGATCGATGTACCAGAGGCCGTAGCAAATCCGGTGATTCCGCGTGTCACGGCACCACCAACGGTAGTCCAGCGAGTGACCGTATGACGCATAGTAAGCCTCATACACCAAAACTGCTTGAGAACGGCATCGATCCCATAGTGCGAGTGCGTAAATTTATGCGGCACTGTGGGCGCGCCCATACCAGTAGTCCTATCTAATCGCTCAGATATCTGGACATCGATGGTCGGGAGCAAGGAGTTGATTAATATCGACTTTACTCTAGCAATCCCAAGGTTGCTAATGTTGTTGTGCCTTGGATCAAACGCTCTTTAGTTTGCTTGGAGCGGCGTTTGATTTGCCGTTCTAATTTTGAGGCTTCAGATTTATTCGCACCGGCTGGAGTTGTGAACACCAGTTCCAATGGAGCCTTGCCCCGGAGATATTTCGCACATTTTTTGCCTTGCGCTTGATGCTCGGCAAACCGCCGATCGAGGTCGATTGTAATTCCGGTATACAGTGAATTGTCAGCACAACGAATAATATAGAGAAACCAAGGTGCAGGAGACTTCATAGTTCAAATAAACTGGTCGACTGCGATTATAGCCTGTTGATGCAGTTCAGCAAACTTGAGCGATGGCAGTGTTGACTAGCCACAACCAACAACAGCGATGAGTCCGTAGCGATGAATGTGCAAGGACGACGACTATCCAGACGACTATCCAATTGATCATAAATTGACCATAGCCGCTTATTCTTCCTCAAGGCCATCCTGTAACGCCCTTAACGTATCAAGAATATCCACATTAAAATCGGCTAACAGTTGGCTTGCTGTTGTTCCGCCAATCATGAGTAGAGTAAATAGGAGATAGTTATCATCTAAGGGTTGTTGCAGAACACTAGAGCCAATTTCCGCGATTTCGATGAGCTTTCGTGTGTGTTTACTAAACGGGATCTCACCCTCAATGCGAGGACTCTCAGTATAGGGTTTGAGGGCACTTCTGACCCGTTCGTAGGATAATCCAGCATCACTGAGGACATCGTATACAAGTGTTGATGGGTCACTGAGCAACCCCAGTAGAATATGGGTTGTTGCACATTGATGGTGATGCAGCGCGCGGGCATCAGCCTCAGCAAATTGCAAGATGCGGATAAACGATTGGTCGTAT encodes:
- a CDS encoding GIY-YIG nuclease family protein gives rise to the protein MKSPAPWFLYIIRCADNSLYTGITIDLDRRFAEHQAQGKKCAKYLRGKAPLELVFTTPAGANKSEASKLERQIKRRSKQTKERLIQGTTTLATLGLLE
- a CDS encoding Clp protease N-terminal domain-containing protein produces the protein MSDQQYDQSFIRILQFAEADARALHHHQCATTHILLGLLSDPSTLVYDVLSDAGLSYERVRSALKPYTESPRIEGEIPFSKHTRKLIEIAEIGSSVLQQPLDDNYLLFTLLMIGGTTASQLLADFNVDILDTLRALQDGLEEE